The Daucus carota subsp. sativus chromosome 2, DH1 v3.0, whole genome shotgun sequence genome includes a window with the following:
- the LOC135150137 gene encoding uncharacterized protein LOC135150137 isoform X1, translated as MSDHTTKKYSSLSGGARKRLSDSSDTTLEGECKRRGCRTALDRFLLQRQNDIRNGETNPSHVESNSSRSPLSGIDNVQMPIAATATLEVQRKNNTRPPLSVIDNIQTPVTGCP; from the exons ATGTCCGACCATACAACCAAGAAGTATTCAAGTCTTTCAGGCGGTG CTCGGAAGCGGCTTTCTGATTCATCCGATACTACTTTGGAAGGAG AATGTAAACGCCGAGGATGTCGCACGGCACTTGACAGATTTTTGCTTCAAAGGCAGAATGACATTCGAAATGGTG AAACTAACCCATCGCATGTGGAAAGCAACAGCAGTCGAAGTCCACTATCAGGAATTGATAACGTGCAAATGCCAATCGCAG CAACTGCCACTTTGGAGGTGCAAAGAAAGAACAACACGCGACCTCCGCTGTCAGTAATTGACAACATTCAAACCCCAGTCACAGGTTGTCCTTAA
- the LOC135150137 gene encoding uncharacterized protein LOC135150137 isoform X2, whose protein sequence is MSDHTTKKYSSLSGGARKRLSDSSDTTLEGECKRRGCRTALDRFLLQRQNDIRNETNPSHVESNSSRSPLSGIDNVQMPIAATATLEVQRKNNTRPPLSVIDNIQTPVTGCP, encoded by the exons ATGTCCGACCATACAACCAAGAAGTATTCAAGTCTTTCAGGCGGTG CTCGGAAGCGGCTTTCTGATTCATCCGATACTACTTTGGAAGGAG AATGTAAACGCCGAGGATGTCGCACGGCACTTGACAGATTTTTGCTTCAAAGGCAGAATGACATTCGAAATG AAACTAACCCATCGCATGTGGAAAGCAACAGCAGTCGAAGTCCACTATCAGGAATTGATAACGTGCAAATGCCAATCGCAG CAACTGCCACTTTGGAGGTGCAAAGAAAGAACAACACGCGACCTCCGCTGTCAGTAATTGACAACATTCAAACCCCAGTCACAGGTTGTCCTTAA